The genomic window tagcgcagccctttcagggggtttccagcgcaatatatagcttctcccaacacaattggcaacctcacatattcgtggcaaatcctgtttcattaacagccgaggctctggcgaccccgaactccccaTAGATCtcggggtgggagggcggtacggcttagaaggtcgcatgtgctCATAAcagatcgttcccgagatgttcgggcttggTACGAAagtgccggatctgcatccggcaaaggaccatcaatatcgataacatttcCCAAGACCTCCGGGGAcagtccttatcgctacaacaacaacaacaacaacaacaacaacaacaacaacattagatgCAGAAAGAGAAATAAATAGCAGCCTTTCGAGAAGGCTGTTAACGAAAACTCTGGACCCTGGAGAACTaagcgaacgaggcaactgagagtataaaagcagcgcaagctaaggaatagCCAaagagacactccccgaaggccttgtggagtgttatcgatgttgatggttctttttccgcatgcagatccggtatgttacAGTAACAACAACCATTtggatttggtatgaccacatgcaacatTCTGGCCAGatcgccctcccatcccctagatccataaggattcgccacgggtaggtaaggttgacaattggggtgCAGaatatatatattgcgctggtaatcccttgaaagagttgcgctaaacaacccctttgaatcaatttggtattttagtcgcctcttacgacaagggTATATTCTAAGCTACATTACCCGCTGGGGGaaatatcaaatttaaaaagattcaGTATGTGATTAGTTTAAAATTGTATTATCAAAGCACAGAGGGCTAATATAAAATCGTGTGTGCATATAAGTATGCAATATTTAGTTGCTTATATGAAGTAACTGATCATCCAATCCTGAATACTTGTGTTTGATTTAAAAAATCGTTTTTATATTAGAATTTCTactgtacaaatattttaaattaaaataatatgatTAGGAATATTCAACTTTAGTTTAATAGTATTATAATTCACTGAAACTACTACAGAAATAAGTGCGTACATAACAAATGAGCTGATATAGAACTTAAAAACGGGTCTttctattaaaataaaaaaaggcgtGAAAGCAATTCATTCAATCACTGAGGTATGATTTTTTTTATAGCTACTTATTAACCAAATCTATAATTTAGGGTAACACCACTCGAATTCGGAGTAATTTTACAATTATCGATACCTGTACCGTCGGAACTTACAACCTCGCCGCTCGGGCATTTATAGAGTAATGATTTTCCCTAAAATAGAAATATATTGTTTAGACATTTTGCATTTTAACGATTTCATTAAACTCACCTGCAAATTGTGGATTTCCTTTTGTACCTGCATATCATAAATTGGTTTATGGATTGTTTGCTGCTGCCCAGATTGAAACAAGTCTAGTAACTTGCCAGCCCACATAGCCATTGTTTCAGCTTTTAAATTGCTTTCATTGACACCAAGCAAAGCTTTTAAATCATTTTGTGTAGGTGCTGTAGAGGATTGTGGTTGCAATTGTTGATGGGTAGCAGCTGCTTGTTGTAATGCACCTGCTGCACCTGTTATTCGGCCACGCACTGATATATTTGGGCATTCAATTGTCAAATCACGAACAGAGCCAGTCTGTCTATTGGCATAAATTGAATTATTGCTATTTATTTGTTCAAGAACAGCTTTTATGTTTTTACTGAAAATAATAATATAGATTAGTCATACATAGATTTTGTGTAAAAAAGGAATTGCGctttaaattcaaatatgtatgtatttagtatATTTTTGGACTGAACTTTTTCTGTCTGTATTCCAGATAAGACAAAATCCACTGCAGATATGTGCCAGTATGAAATTTGGCCTTTCCAGTATTTCGGAAATCGTAAATTATACCATTCTAATCCGGAggattaatgaaataattagccaacTTGTCTCCATTAATGCCCTTATTTAACTCAATCTTCCACACAAAATAAAAACTCCTAATTACTGCTGTATGGGTCAAATATGGAGTGGTCCTATGCTAACGATAGCTACACTTTAGTCCCTAAAAATGTAAACAGTACTGCTGAGATGTACCTCATTGATAATTTCTTAAGTGTCAATCTTTCCCAGAAAAACAGCCTCACATATCAGTTATCGAGAACTCTGGACCTTGTCTTCGTTAATGATAATGTCAACTGTACTCTTAGTGAATGTCTTGACCCGTTGTCTTGCGCAAGTTTGCATCACATCCCGCTAACCCTGGACATGGAATTTTATACCTTTTGTGGTATCCGTCCATATGACGATGCCCATAGCTTTTCATTTAGATGCGGAAACTTTGATATATTTCTGGAAGTTTCGTCCATTGATTGGGAGTCTCTTTTTCTGGGAAAGGATCTTTCTAGTTGTTTCAACatttttaaaactgttattaACCAAATTTGTATTGAGAATATACCTCGGAAAAAAGCGCGTAGTTACAAGATTCCGTGGTATACCAGAAAGCTGAAGCGGCTAAAGAATTTGAGAAATAGATTCTTCAAAAAATTCAAACTCAAAAGTCCTTGGTCTATAGATCTAAATTCCTTcattattctaaaaaaaaattaaattattgggCAAAAGACTCCACAGGAATTTTGTTCGTAACTTTGAACTTGGTATTAAAGAAAATCCCAAGTCGTTTTGGAATTACGTAAAATCCAAAAAGCTTTGCTCTAGTATTCCGGCTTTAGTTTTCTATAATACTGAACATGCCTGTTCACCAGCTGATGCGGctaatctttttgcagattttttccgcTCCAACTTTGTTGCGCAAACGGAATTCCGGCCGGAGGTCCCGTTTGGGCTGACTCTTCTATCAACTTTGGCGCTTTGACTTTATCCCTTAAAGATGTTGTGGAAGGAATCCAAAACATAAAATTATCCACCTTTACCGATATTGACGGCCTATCGTCTtatctttttaaaaattgtttggcatTGGCGATCCCACCccttttttttaacaaatctGTCGAGTGTGGTGAATTTATCGATGCATGGAAGATAACTTTCATTAGCTCAATTTTCAAGAGCGGTAATAAAAATAACGTCGCCAATTATAGACCCATAGCAAAGTTATCGACTATTACTAAACTTTTTGAGTAtattgtgaaacaaaaaatgtactttgCGGCAAAACCTTTAATCAGtaaatagttttagtttttaaaggTTTTTGGAAGCATCTCGAATGCCACTGACGCGGAAAGGATCCAATCTGATCTCGACAATGTCGCTGTGTGGTGTAATACCAAAAATCTGCCGCTAAATgttggtaaatgctttcatgttACCTTCTTCAAAGTCCGCGATAATCTCCCCACCTCTTATTTTATTGGAGCCAcccgccttgttgttgttgttgttgtagcgattaggttactccccgaaggctttggggagtgttatcgacgtaatggtcctttgtcggatacagatccgatacgctccggtaacacagcaccattaaggtgctggcccgaccatctcgggaacgatttatatggccacattgaaccttcaggccatccctccctccccaccaccaagttccatgaggagcttggggtcgccagagcctcgtctgttagtgaaacgggattcgccgctcgaaggtgaggttgacaattgggttggagaagctatatattgcgctacacaaccccttgaatcccgagcCACCCGCCTCTCAACCTTTAGTGAGATAAAAGACTTATGGGTAGTATTCGACTCGACATTTTCTCTCTCTACTCACTTAAATGCTACCATTTCTAGGGCATGTTCAGTGCTCGCCTTTATTCGGCGCTTTAGCTCTGATTTTACAGATCCCTACACTTTAAAATTATTGTTCATTGCGCTTGTTCGCTATAAGCTTGAATATGCTTGCTTTTTTGGAGGCCATATCACGAGTGCCATATTAAGAGGCTGGAACGTGTACAAAAAACTTTTGTTCGTTTCGCATTGCGATTGTTAAATTTCTCTGATCCGATTCTCTCGTATGAAGACAGGTGTGCACTTATTAGCCTAGTCTCTTCAATGTAGAAGAACCATTATCTCTCTTACTTTTGTCTATGACATTATTCGCGGAGCAGTTAAGGCACCTTGCCTACTCGCGAGTATCCGTTTTTGTATCCCCAGCAAGCCGCTTCGTAACAGAGTTACTTTTTATACGGACAATGCCAGGACCCTCTATGCCTCTAATGCACCTTTGTTTAGAGCCATGACCGAGTTTAATCTATTCTCAAATTCTTTAACCATCGATTTTTCTTTGCCAAAGCACACTTTTAAATCAATACTGTGATATTTGCTCTGTGTAATCTGTAATTTTATTGTAGTACAAGTGGTTTGTACTTATCTTAGTTTATCATTAGCAAAGCTAAAATCTGTTAAATAGTCTGTAAGGCCTGAAACACCATacactgtaaataaataaataaatatctaatCGGGTTTACTTGGCTTTTCAGATTTTATTGTCAATATACCAAATCACAATCAAAAATATattcagcccaatcacgcaatccgtCGTAGACAGATTTTTCGGGAAGTTACGAAATTGCTATCATGCAATTCGACCGTGTTTCCGAACGTCTCCGAAAGTAAATAAGTAACTTCGAAATTCCTACAGTTACATCACTGAATTCACTCGGAACGTAAACTtttgacgtttatttgaaattttctacTCCAAGTTCTTGCCAACGGAGAAAATTTACgaaaagcgaaaaatatttaaaacaaacagcccaatcacgcaatccatcgtagcaATGTTACGAATTCGAATGTTACGAATCCGGAAAAAAcagtctacgatggattgcgtgattgggctgattATCATTGTGGTGTGCATACTTTCTTTATATATGTggatacttcctttatataaatggaacaAAGACATAACCTTGTTAACATAAGAACTGTACAAATATTTATGAGGATAAAGGTGGAACGCACATAGTCAAACTCAAATAAAGATTATATAGAAAGTATATATTCCTTAAAACATTTTCTAAActggttatgttaaaatttgaatattaaaGTTCAACAAGGTCATTTCTTTTTTTAAGAGATATTGTCTcttctggtccatttatataaaagaaggacTTAAAATGTTATTCttctttttaatttcttcttttgttgcattgtcaaggtGGACTGAACTGTGTACAAGGTCTCATGTTTCTAGCTTAATGAGTAGTtgcaaaaaaatcgattctcAAAATTCCACAATCCTAATGGAATTATTAATAcctctaaatatctcgattccTGTCCCATCTCGAAGACtcttatcctaaatattacaacctaataAAGCCCAAACGAAATTTCCATTTTTCGTCAGCTACAAAGGAAATTGCTGCTTTTCGTCAGGCACAAAACGCAACTGCTACTTTTCGTCAGACATAAGTTGAAATATCTAGTTTTCGTCAGACACTATAAATCCGGTGCtagttttcgtatggcacgtcgatatagGCATACCATTGagttttaagaaaataattttaataattatataCATACTTCAAGGCATCATCATTGTATCGTTGTTGATTTACACGTTGTATACGACCATTACTATTAATGGGTAGCATATTACAATTCATTCCTTCATTTCGATTATTCCAATACAGACTCTGATTACTGTTCATAATTCCGCCACCGAAACCACCACGACCATTCCCACAGCCGTCGTTATTTCGTCGACGAAAATttctattattataattattccAACGTCGACGATACTGACCATTGCCATTCATGCCGCCATCTGTATTGAGACTTGTCAAAGACAAAGattgttgttgtgattgttgGATATTTGACCACCTGTCCTTATTTGCATTCATATTATTGTGTTTGTTCATATTCATATTatgttgtttgtttatattcatattgttttgtttcattgaatttatattttgtttgcttGCATTCATGTTTTGCTTGTTTGCTGCGTGTACCAATTGCTCATATTGTTTTTTAGTGGTGCTACAATTGTTGTTATTAAGCGTATTTAAATTGCTATTATTAAGTCGTTCGCGCAAGTCTTTTTGAGGGGTTTGTTGTTGGTGCTGTTGTGTTTTCGCAAATTGTTTTTCCTCACACGGTTTGCGCTGTAGCTCCGGATCATGAAACATCTCATCGAATTCATCTCTCATATAATCCAAATCAATATAATTGGTTTCAGCACTGGGACCACGCCAAATTCCAAAAGACTTATTTAATACATCACTAGAATCCTTAAGAGTCTCCTCACCTAGTAATTCCGATTCATTGTCCATAAGTTCGTCTTCATCAACGTCAGGGGGAATTTTTGAGTGTCGTCGTTCGGCTTTAAAAGTAGATACAGTATTTTTTGAATCACCACAGCTTTTATTaccattattattgtttttgtgtTGCTCCACTTTCTTTGTTGCTATATACTCATCTAAAAAATCTCATTTGATtagaataaataaatgaattgaagtaataAATTAGTTCTTACCAAGCGACATATCCAAATATTTGTCCATATCTGAAGCCATCTTGAAATCTGATGTTGTCAATGTTTATGTGCACTGTTGAATCTATGTAACCCAGGTATATTATGCCTATTATTTTATTCGCTAGGCATAAGAAAAACGCTGAACGTAACTCACAATTAAACTCAACACCACACAAAAAACATGGAATTATAAAAATTTGCCACCACTCAATGCTGCTTCACAGTTACCGAAACCGTTATTATTGGCAAAAAGTGGTGCCACCCTTTAAAAACTGTTGGTATAATGGCCGAGACACAtccagtttttcatatagatacgtCCAAGCTTATGGATTCCAGtaatatcgccacaatcacgAAGGATGTTTCGTTTATAAAACTGAAAGAacttccctacaagaatactgactatcatatgactatcatctgattgtcagcaatgtcaacctaacgatcagcgcctcatacaaactttctatcacaaacttaaggggacttgcgcaaatgtgatgtaaacaactgtgtacgtgtgagtttttgtctccttcttatacaccaacatcgcctactgattaagtagtatatagcgcttcccaaggcagtcggttctatgtaccggagcgactcgggatttttcccgaccaacgactgtcatttcagtgtaaccccatttaatgtgtttcgtccctcccacaaattgtcatcctcccagcagctccttgcagcaggattgctccatattctcttgctccgggaaggtattgaatccaatccgggtccgtctcctgacctcggtcctga from Eurosta solidaginis isolate ZX-2024a chromosome 3, ASM4086904v1, whole genome shotgun sequence includes these protein-coding regions:
- the LOC137244898 gene encoding uncharacterized protein DDB_G0287625-like isoform X2; its protein translation is MASDMDKYLDMSLDEYIATKKVEQHKNNNNGNKSCGDSKNTVSTFKAERRHSKIPPDVDEDELMDNESELLGEETLKDSSDVLNKSFGIWRGPSAETNYIDLDYMRDEFDEMFHDPELQRKPCEEKQFAKTQQHQQQTPQKDLRERLNNSNLNTLNNNNCSTTKKQYEQLVHAANKQNMNASKQNINSMKQNNMNINKQHNMNMNKHNNMNANKDRWSNIQQSQQQSLSLTSLNTDGGMNGNGQYRRRWNNYNNRNFRRRNNDGCGNGRGGFGGGIMNSNQSLYWNNRNEGMNCNMLPINSNGRIQRVNQQRYNDDALKQTGSVRDLTIECPNISVRGRITGAAGALQQAAATHQQLQPQSSTAPTQNDLKALLGVNESNLKAETMAMWAGKLLDLFQSGQQQTIHKPIYDMQVQKEIHNLQGKSLLYKCPSGEVVSSDGTGIDNCKITPNSSGVTLNYRFG
- the LOC137244898 gene encoding uncharacterized protein DDB_G0287625-like isoform X1, producing MASDMDKYLDMSLDEYIATKKVEQHKNNNNGNKSCGDSKNTVSTFKAERRHSKIPPDVDEDELMDNESELLGEETLKDSSDVLNKSFGIWRGPSAETNYIDLDYMRDEFDEMFHDPELQRKPCEEKQFAKTQQHQQQTPQKDLRERLNNSNLNTLNNNNCSTTKKQYEQLVHAANKQNMNASKQNINSMKQNNMNINKQHNMNMNKHNNMNANKDRWSNIQQSQQQSLSLTSLNTDGGMNGNGQYRRRWNNYNNRNFRRRNNDGCGNGRGGFGGGIMNSNQSLYWNNRNEGMNCNMLPINSNGRIQRVNQQRYNDDALNKNIKAVLEQINSNNSIYANRQTGSVRDLTIECPNISVRGRITGAAGALQQAAATHQQLQPQSSTAPTQNDLKALLGVNESNLKAETMAMWAGKLLDLFQSGQQQTIHKPIYDMQVQKEIHNLQGKSLLYKCPSGEVVSSDGTGIDNCKITPNSSGVTLNYRFG